In Candidatus Bathyarchaeota archaeon, a single genomic region encodes these proteins:
- a CDS encoding ABC transporter permease → MEIPIALKQIIAFTKRDFYSWSTYKTAAITQLINIFIGVFAWGVNATYVQRPVQEMYGSDYVSFLIVGICIGNLIMPLVRGVERQLNPWTLETILMTGVSTPVFVIGNVSWRYILSIISFIPYIIVGIYIFGARLNMNPVATVVAFTISTFILLGLAMISTGLRIVTKSTDPVTWLINVLQNLFSGIAFPVVYLDTIFFPGVSMVSWLLPQTWVYHLCRLAMLTNPSLLDPSVQVDFLKGAIFAVVLFPLGYKIFQWGVMRAKREGTLGWY, encoded by the coding sequence GTGGAGATCCCGATAGCGTTGAAGCAGATCATCGCTTTTACCAAGCGGGACTTCTACAGCTGGTCGACCTACAAGACGGCGGCGATAACTCAACTTATCAACATATTCATAGGGGTCTTCGCGTGGGGTGTGAACGCTACCTACGTGCAGAGACCGGTGCAAGAGATGTATGGCAGCGACTATGTTTCTTTCCTAATCGTAGGGATCTGTATAGGTAATCTCATAATGCCTCTCGTCCGTGGTGTGGAAAGGCAGCTTAACCCTTGGACCCTCGAGACGATCCTCATGACCGGTGTGAGCACACCTGTCTTCGTCATCGGTAACGTAAGCTGGAGGTATATACTCTCGATCATCTCGTTCATCCCCTACATAATCGTAGGCATCTACATATTCGGCGCTAGGTTGAACATGAACCCGGTAGCCACGGTAGTAGCGTTCACGATCTCCACCTTCATACTCCTGGGACTGGCTATGATCTCCACAGGCTTGAGGATCGTGACGAAGTCGACAGACCCGGTTACATGGCTGATAAACGTCCTCCAAAACCTCTTCTCGGGGATAGCGTTCCCCGTCGTCTACTTGGACACGATATTCTTCCCAGGGGTCTCGATGGTCTCCTGGCTCCTCCCGCAGACTTGGGTTTATCACCTCTGTAGACTAGCCATGCTTACTAACCCCTCGCTCCTCGACCCGAGCGTTCAGGTGGATTTCCTTAAAGGAGCCATATTCGCCGTCGTACTTTTCCCATTAGGCTATAAGATATTTCAATGGGGTGTGATGAGGGCTAAACGCGAGGGAACCCTAGGCTGGTACTGA
- a CDS encoding DNA-directed RNA polymerase subunit P yields MNSGGMIYKCFRCGALVSYERLRMSPDLKCPKCGFKVLMKVRSPVVKKVKAI; encoded by the coding sequence ATGAACAGCGGCGGAATGATATACAAGTGCTTCAGATGCGGAGCCCTGGTCTCCTACGAGAGGCTTAGGATGAGTCCAGACCTCAAGTGCCCTAAATGCGGGTTTAAGGTTCTTATGAAGGTTCGCTCCCCTGTCGTTAAGAAGGTTAAAGCCATCTAG
- a CDS encoding ABC transporter ATP-binding protein — protein sequence MDYAIETLDLVKRYPTSAKKLRGAPFHFHRGRVPSFTSILRLIKGEKGPFIEALRGVNLKVKRGEVFGVLGPNGAGKTTLIKILCTLVLPDGGEAYVAGYDIVREAKEVLKNVQAVLPGSRGFSWRLTGRQNLEFYALLYGLRDEEAKKRINYLLEFTGLEDRADDMYQQYSTGMQRKLLLCRALLRDTPILLFDEPTVGLDPASAAEFRGLLREMARKEGKTIFLSTHNLYEAQEMCDRIAIIDRGKITACDTPDNIRYMLFDERIVRIAFIDAVFNAKYEKMMDEIQKINGVHGVTPDISPDGDFRGLSVRVDKNMDLSSILRVIMRNGLKIKAINTLEPTLEDAFIAITRKNPWRPGRPGGGVRWRSR from the coding sequence GTGGATTACGCTATAGAAACCCTAGACCTTGTGAAGAGATATCCTACGAGCGCTAAGAAGCTGAGGGGGGCGCCCTTCCACTTCCACCGCGGACGTGTCCCTTCTTTCACGTCGATCCTCCGGCTGATCAAAGGCGAGAAGGGGCCTTTCATAGAGGCTCTCCGCGGGGTTAACCTCAAGGTTAAAAGAGGTGAGGTTTTCGGTGTACTCGGTCCCAACGGAGCTGGGAAGACCACGTTGATCAAGATCCTTTGCACGCTCGTCCTGCCTGACGGTGGTGAGGCTTACGTCGCAGGCTACGACATCGTCAGAGAGGCTAAGGAGGTTCTCAAAAACGTTCAGGCAGTCTTACCTGGGAGTAGAGGTTTTAGCTGGAGGTTAACAGGTCGACAGAATCTTGAGTTTTATGCTTTACTGTATGGGCTTAGGGACGAAGAGGCGAAGAAGAGGATAAACTATCTCCTAGAATTCACCGGGTTGGAGGATAGGGCAGACGATATGTACCAGCAGTATTCTACTGGAATGCAGCGTAAACTTCTGCTTTGTAGAGCGCTTCTTAGGGATACACCTATACTACTTTTCGACGAGCCTACCGTGGGCTTAGACCCAGCCTCAGCCGCTGAATTCCGTGGATTACTACGTGAGATGGCGCGGAAAGAGGGGAAAACGATCTTTCTCAGCACCCATAACCTGTACGAGGCGCAGGAGATGTGCGACCGTATAGCGATCATCGACCGTGGAAAGATAACGGCGTGCGATACCCCTGACAACATCAGGTATATGCTTTTCGACGAGAGAATCGTTCGCATAGCGTTCATCGACGCTGTTTTTAACGCCAAGTATGAGAAGATGATGGATGAGATCCAGAAGATAAACGGTGTCCACGGCGTCACCCCGGACATCTCGCCCGACGGAGACTTTAGGGGATTATCGGTTCGAGTGGATAAAAACATGGATCTTTCAAGCATTCTGAGGGTTATCATGAGGAACGGTTTGAAGATCAAGGCGATAAACACGTTAGAGCCGACGTTGGAAGACGCGTTTATAGCGATCACGAGGAAAAACCCGTGGCGGCCAGGTAGGCCCGGGGGTGGTGTGAGGTGGAGATCCCGATAG
- the glyS gene encoding glycine--tRNA ligase, with the protein MDVREDKYEKIVKLAKRRGFFWEAFEIYGGVSGFLDFGPLGVLLKRRIIDLWVDWFVKREGFVEVETPLINPEVVFEASGHLESFREPAFKCLKCGRRFRADHLIEEKLGLDSVEVEKMGLKELYDLVLDKGLKCPECGGELGEPYYFTTMFKTFIGPYAEDVGYGRPEAAQGMFLAFRRVLDLKRGKLPFAIAQVGKVLRNEISPRQGPIRLREFTIMELELFIDPEDVKCPKISEVEDEVLRIVPGDVRAKGGEEPLELTVRESLDRGVVDMEWLAYFMARAKQFIRELGVPDESQRFIEKLPWERAHYSSQGFDQEILLERWGWVEVSGHNYRTDYDLRRHMEHSGVDMTVYKPLEKPIMVEKTQVKPVYEALRRDFGDEMGEVLKLIKSVKPEVLAENLAEKGFVRLGDFTVKPEHVRVEKITVEEKGKRFVPHVIEPSFGLERVVYSALEYAYTEREGRVVMSFPVSIAPIQVAVYPLVTKDGLPEKAWSVYRRLLDEGFEVYYDDSGSIGRRYVRSDEMGIPLALTVDYQTLKDDTVTLRDRDSWRQVRTPLAGIEDRLRIFFKGRISFEELGEPV; encoded by the coding sequence ATGGATGTTAGGGAGGATAAATACGAGAAGATCGTGAAGCTGGCTAAGAGGAGGGGCTTCTTCTGGGAGGCGTTCGAGATCTACGGCGGTGTCAGCGGGTTCCTAGACTTCGGACCTCTCGGCGTCCTACTTAAACGTAGGATAATAGACCTCTGGGTCGACTGGTTTGTTAAACGCGAGGGGTTCGTAGAAGTCGAGACGCCTTTGATAAACCCAGAGGTGGTGTTCGAGGCCTCGGGACATCTGGAGAGCTTCAGAGAACCCGCCTTCAAGTGTTTGAAATGCGGCAGGAGGTTTAGGGCTGACCATTTGATAGAGGAGAAGCTTGGCCTCGACAGCGTCGAAGTCGAAAAGATGGGTCTCAAAGAGCTTTACGACTTGGTTTTGGATAAGGGTTTGAAGTGTCCTGAATGCGGAGGCGAGCTGGGTGAGCCGTACTACTTCACGACGATGTTCAAGACCTTCATAGGTCCCTACGCGGAAGACGTGGGCTACGGTAGACCTGAAGCCGCTCAGGGGATGTTTCTCGCCTTCAGAAGGGTTTTGGACCTTAAGCGGGGCAAGCTACCCTTCGCCATAGCCCAGGTAGGTAAGGTTCTGAGAAATGAGATTTCGCCTAGACAGGGGCCTATAAGGCTTAGGGAGTTCACGATCATGGAGCTAGAGCTGTTTATAGACCCTGAAGACGTTAAGTGTCCGAAGATCAGCGAGGTGGAGGATGAGGTTCTTAGGATAGTTCCGGGCGACGTCAGGGCTAAGGGTGGTGAGGAGCCTTTAGAGCTTACGGTCAGGGAGAGCCTCGATAGAGGGGTCGTGGATATGGAGTGGCTCGCATACTTCATGGCTAGGGCTAAACAGTTCATCAGAGAGCTTGGGGTCCCGGATGAGAGTCAAAGGTTTATCGAGAAGCTTCCTTGGGAGAGGGCACACTACTCGTCTCAAGGGTTCGACCAGGAGATCCTCTTGGAGAGATGGGGATGGGTCGAGGTGTCGGGGCACAACTATAGGACAGACTACGACCTTAGGAGGCATATGGAGCATAGCGGCGTCGACATGACTGTATACAAGCCCCTGGAGAAGCCCATAATGGTCGAGAAAACCCAGGTTAAACCCGTCTACGAGGCTTTAAGGAGGGACTTCGGTGACGAGATGGGTGAAGTTCTCAAACTTATCAAAAGCGTTAAGCCTGAGGTTCTAGCCGAAAACTTGGCTGAGAAGGGCTTCGTCAGGCTGGGAGACTTCACGGTTAAGCCCGAGCACGTGAGGGTTGAGAAGATAACCGTCGAGGAGAAGGGTAAGAGGTTCGTACCGCACGTCATAGAGCCGAGCTTTGGGTTAGAGAGGGTCGTCTACTCGGCTTTGGAGTACGCCTATACGGAACGCGAAGGCAGAGTTGTCATGAGCTTCCCCGTCTCCATAGCGCCGATTCAGGTAGCGGTGTATCCGCTCGTGACCAAGGACGGGCTTCCGGAGAAGGCTTGGAGCGTCTACAGGAGGCTTCTAGACGAGGGGTTCGAGGTTTACTACGACGACTCTGGTTCCATAGGGAGGCGATACGTCAGGTCAGACGAGATGGGGATACCGCTTGCTTTGACCGTAGACTATCAGACCCTAAAGGACGACACGGTTACGCTGAGGGATAGGGATAGCTGGAGACAGGTTAGAACCCCTCTTGCGGGTATAGAGGATAGGCTTAGGATATTCTTTAAAGGTAGGATATCGTTCGAAGAACTTGGTGAGCCTGTTTGA
- a CDS encoding DNA-directed RNA polymerase subunit F encodes MIYTSIKKIRETDITIAEAYKLLKGLEEPNPLQSRVLDYARKVAKIDPSKAAELVDKLIEKFGLERDRAVQIVNTMPGSIEELRVFFVGLKGRLITTAQLKDILKLLDEYRVENVES; translated from the coding sequence GTGATATACACGTCTATCAAGAAGATTAGAGAGACGGATATAACGATAGCTGAAGCGTATAAGTTGCTTAAAGGTTTAGAGGAGCCTAACCCTCTTCAATCTAGGGTTCTAGATTATGCGCGTAAAGTGGCCAAGATAGACCCGTCTAAGGCCGCTGAGCTTGTGGATAAACTCATCGAGAAGTTTGGTCTAGAACGCGATAGGGCTGTTCAGATTGTTAACACTATGCCTGGGAGCATCGAGGAGCTCAGGGTCTTCTTCGTGGGGTTGAAGGGTAGGCTTATAACAACTGCTCAGCTTAAAGACATACTGAAACTGCTCGACGAGTATAGGGTTGAAAACGTAGAATCCTAA
- a CDS encoding PadR family transcriptional regulator: MARRERDWMRRSVGIPGGFLRYGVLKLLSLRPMSGSELMESIEKRTGWRPSPGSIYPLLARLREDGFIEEVEPEKSDLRRFVLTKKGEELLKEYERKKVLMRKFHSIRGMWLKILMGMNEDLYRSSLRLFESIERITPYLREENADEVSEKACSILAKAAEDLERLRKSL; this comes from the coding sequence ATGGCTAGACGAGAAAGAGACTGGATGAGGCGCTCGGTCGGTATCCCTGGGGGGTTTCTACGCTACGGCGTCCTGAAGCTTTTAAGCCTTAGACCGATGTCCGGGTCTGAGCTTATGGAAAGCATAGAGAAGCGGACCGGCTGGAGACCTAGCCCAGGCTCGATATACCCGTTACTGGCGAGGCTGCGGGAAGACGGCTTCATAGAAGAAGTAGAACCGGAGAAAAGCGACCTCAGGCGTTTCGTTCTAACCAAGAAGGGAGAAGAACTGCTTAAGGAGTATGAGAGGAAGAAGGTGTTAATGAGGAAGTTCCACTCCATAAGGGGGATGTGGCTGAAGATCCTTATGGGTATGAATGAAGACCTATACCGGTCGAGCTTACGGCTTTTCGAGTCTATAGAGAGGATAACTCCCTATCTTCGAGAGGAGAACGCGGATGAGGTTTCTGAGAAAGCGTGTTCGATCCTAGCTAAGGCGGCTGAGGACCTCGAGAGGCTGCGTAAAAGCCTGTAG
- a CDS encoding 50S ribosomal protein L21e — protein sequence MLRLRRGENPLKVTPILRTYQVGERVVIDINPSIHKGMPHKRFHGKVGVVVEKRGRAYVLKVGVGGKDKIVIARPEHLKPLAQ from the coding sequence TTGCTGCGTTTGAGGAGAGGAGAGAATCCACTTAAGGTAACCCCTATACTTAGGACTTACCAAGTGGGTGAAAGAGTCGTTATAGACATAAACCCATCTATCCATAAAGGTATGCCCCATAAGAGGTTTCACGGTAAAGTGGGAGTCGTCGTAGAGAAAAGAGGTAGAGCATATGTCTTGAAGGTCGGTGTAGGGGGTAAAGATAAGATCGTTATCGCCAGGCCTGAACACCTTAAACCCCTCGCCCAGTGA
- the ffh gene encoding signal recognition particle protein, with protein MSLEGLGKSLRSALAKVFKASRVDKELVKGLVNDLVRTLLQADVQVDLVIDLAKRVEDRALNEKPPPGVTRREHIVKVVYDEVVKLLGGENVSSPVPKLGKMNVYMLVGLQGSGKTTTACKLASFYQRRGFRTGLICADVYRPGAYQQLKQLGDKAGVPVYGEPDGKDPVKIVLDGLELFRRSKRDLVIIDTAGRHKDEESLMKEVKELYEVIKPDEVILTVDATIGQQAYSQAKAFHEAVGVGSIIVTKMDGSARGGGALSAVAATGAPVKFIGVGEKLDDLEVFNPRRFVARLLGFGDIEGLLEKFKRAELKVSEKEARSVLMGRFTLRDLYKQMESLRKLGPLKSIISHLPGFSYGLSDELLEEAEDKMDRWKAIIESMTEEERVNPKVLNASRIRRIARGAGVSERDVKELIKYYERTVKLLKAMRGRRSLLRAGRRTGFKVPRVDIR; from the coding sequence TTGAGTCTTGAAGGTTTAGGAAAGTCTCTCAGAAGCGCGTTAGCCAAGGTTTTCAAAGCATCTAGGGTCGATAAGGAGCTCGTGAAAGGTCTAGTAAACGACCTTGTTAGGACCCTGCTTCAAGCCGACGTTCAAGTAGACCTTGTAATAGACCTGGCTAAGAGGGTCGAGGATAGGGCTTTGAACGAGAAGCCTCCTCCAGGTGTGACCAGGCGGGAACACATAGTCAAAGTCGTGTATGACGAGGTGGTTAAGCTCCTCGGAGGAGAGAATGTCTCAAGCCCTGTCCCTAAGCTAGGTAAGATGAACGTATACATGCTCGTAGGCCTACAGGGTTCAGGCAAGACGACGACAGCGTGTAAATTAGCCTCATTCTACCAGAGAAGAGGGTTCAGAACCGGCCTGATATGCGCAGATGTCTACAGGCCTGGAGCGTATCAACAGCTTAAACAACTTGGTGATAAGGCTGGAGTACCTGTTTACGGCGAGCCTGATGGGAAGGATCCCGTGAAGATAGTTTTGGATGGATTGGAGCTGTTTAGAAGGTCTAAGCGAGACCTGGTTATAATCGACACGGCTGGGAGGCATAAAGACGAGGAGTCCCTCATGAAGGAGGTCAAAGAACTCTACGAGGTTATAAAGCCGGACGAGGTTATCCTGACGGTCGACGCTACGATAGGGCAGCAAGCGTATAGTCAGGCCAAGGCCTTCCATGAAGCCGTCGGAGTAGGGTCTATAATAGTCACGAAAATGGACGGCTCAGCCCGTGGAGGAGGCGCGTTATCGGCTGTAGCGGCTACAGGGGCTCCTGTGAAGTTTATAGGCGTCGGTGAAAAACTCGACGACCTGGAGGTTTTCAACCCCAGAAGATTCGTAGCCAGGCTCTTAGGGTTCGGAGACATCGAGGGTCTTTTGGAGAAGTTTAAACGTGCCGAGCTTAAAGTTTCTGAGAAAGAGGCTAGAAGTGTTTTGATGGGGCGGTTCACGCTTAGGGACCTCTATAAGCAGATGGAGAGCCTGAGAAAGCTGGGTCCCTTGAAGTCGATTATAAGCCATCTTCCAGGATTCTCCTATGGTCTCTCGGATGAGCTTCTGGAGGAGGCTGAGGATAAGATGGATAGGTGGAAGGCCATAATAGAGTCGATGACTGAGGAAGAGAGAGTTAACCCTAAGGTTTTGAACGCTTCCAGGATCCGTAGAATAGCCCGTGGAGCCGGGGTCTCGGAGAGGGATGTTAAGGAGCTTATCAAATACTACGAGCGTACCGTTAAACTCCTTAAGGCTATGCGGGGTAGAAGGTCTCTGCTAAGGGCCGGTAGAAGGACTGGTTTCAAGGTGCCTAGGGTTGATATTAGATAA